The proteins below come from a single Desulfovibrio inopinatus DSM 10711 genomic window:
- a CDS encoding response regulator codes for MKRLSQVVIVDDHPPLVMGLKVFIENDPTFVVAGEAGSIADALNVCQNIQPDLVVVDLGLPDGSGLDLVRELRLRNNEVRILVISANDRSDVARQAIQVGGDGYLVKTSASFDRLTEALHCILEGRVFFDNIVARQYFEQSLTEEEFSPEKLKEKAALLTRRESQVMLLMAQGNATREVAKSLNISPKTVETHRANMMRKMRFTNPMEIVRGAIKLGLIEFDD; via the coding sequence ATGAAAAGATTGTCTCAGGTGGTTATTGTTGATGACCATCCTCCACTTGTTATGGGATTAAAAGTTTTTATTGAAAATGACCCGACATTTGTTGTGGCTGGTGAAGCCGGCTCAATTGCCGATGCTTTGAACGTCTGTCAAAATATTCAACCGGATTTGGTTGTCGTTGACCTTGGACTTCCCGATGGAAGTGGCCTTGATCTGGTGCGAGAACTCCGGTTACGCAATAATGAAGTACGTATTCTCGTCATTTCTGCCAATGATCGATCCGATGTCGCCAGGCAAGCGATTCAGGTCGGCGGTGATGGATACCTTGTGAAAACATCAGCATCGTTCGATCGACTTACCGAAGCGCTCCACTGCATCCTCGAAGGCCGAGTTTTTTTCGATAATATTGTGGCGCGTCAATATTTTGAGCAAAGCCTAACCGAAGAAGAGTTTTCTCCCGAAAAATTAAAAGAAAAAGCGGCATTGCTTACTCGGCGGGAAAGCCAAGTCATGCTTCTTATGGCTCAGGGAAATGCAACACGTGAGGTCGCCAAAAGTCTCAATATTAGTCCCAAAACTGTCGAAACGCATCGAGCAAATATGATGCGGAAAATGCGGTTTACAAACCCTATGGAAATCGTCCGCGGGGCCATCAAGCTCGGACTTATTGAATTCGACGATTAA
- a CDS encoding ABC1 kinase family protein — protein MKLSIKKLGVIEHTYRHLDRYRQILAIFFKYGFGDLLDRLRLEPYLGKSLDLVAKNRHRLDGFTKYERARMAFEELGPTFVKLGQILSTRPDLIPIDYVRELEKLQDDLPNFAFSEVQRIFQEDFGAEPEEMFESFDRKPLAAASLGQVHKARLKTGEEVVVKVMRPGVRAIIETDLEIMMHLATLMERHVAEFQIHRPTRIVEEFARGLETELDYKFEAANATRIAKQFKEDPRIYIPTISPDVLSSRILTMEYVEGIKVSDIKQLRLRGHDLEKIAERGFDLLMQQIFVNGFFHADPHPGNLLILDNDVICFLDFGVTGRISQRERENFIDLISYIVRMDETRLLDALLRLCVYEDDPDRLQLGSEVGDVVDRYFHIPGQTMDFGRFAHHLLEVLERRGVSLRPNLYVMIKSLSMVENMAKTLDPGFEVVEHVKPFVKRVQAKRYSPHHVFNELFLASIDALRLAKDLPFELRSILLKANKGKVKLEFEHKGLDPLLATLDRIANRLAFAVVLAAFIIGSALVVLAGVPPTWGGIPVVGIIGFLIAAVMALWLLITILRSGRM, from the coding sequence ATGAAACTCAGCATCAAAAAACTTGGCGTTATCGAACATACCTATCGTCATTTGGACAGATATCGACAAATCTTGGCTATCTTCTTCAAATATGGATTTGGGGATTTGTTGGATCGTCTTCGACTTGAGCCCTATTTAGGGAAGAGTCTCGATCTTGTTGCGAAGAACCGTCATCGACTCGACGGCTTCACCAAATATGAACGCGCACGAATGGCTTTTGAAGAACTCGGACCCACCTTTGTCAAACTAGGCCAAATTCTGTCGACACGCCCGGACCTGATTCCTATTGATTATGTTCGCGAGCTGGAAAAACTCCAAGATGATTTACCGAATTTTGCTTTTTCCGAAGTCCAACGGATTTTCCAAGAGGATTTCGGAGCAGAACCGGAAGAGATGTTTGAATCGTTTGACCGAAAGCCCCTTGCGGCCGCCTCTCTTGGACAAGTCCATAAAGCGCGCCTCAAAACCGGCGAAGAAGTTGTCGTTAAAGTGATGCGGCCTGGCGTGCGCGCTATCATCGAGACCGACCTTGAGATCATGATGCATCTCGCCACCCTTATGGAGCGCCATGTTGCAGAATTCCAAATTCATCGACCAACACGAATCGTTGAAGAGTTCGCCCGAGGATTGGAAACCGAGCTCGATTACAAATTTGAGGCGGCCAATGCCACACGCATCGCCAAGCAATTTAAAGAAGATCCTCGAATATATATTCCGACTATTTCGCCCGACGTGTTATCAAGTCGCATTTTAACCATGGAATATGTGGAGGGCATTAAAGTTTCTGATATCAAACAATTACGCTTGCGCGGTCACGACCTCGAAAAAATTGCTGAACGTGGTTTCGATTTGCTTATGCAACAAATTTTCGTCAATGGATTTTTCCACGCCGATCCACACCCAGGAAACTTGCTGATTCTCGACAATGACGTGATCTGCTTTCTCGACTTCGGCGTTACCGGTCGCATCAGCCAACGTGAGCGCGAAAATTTCATCGACCTCATCTCATACATTGTACGAATGGATGAAACGCGCTTGCTGGATGCCCTGCTTCGACTGTGTGTATATGAAGATGATCCGGACCGCCTACAACTCGGGTCTGAAGTAGGCGATGTCGTCGACCGCTATTTCCACATTCCCGGACAGACAATGGACTTTGGTCGATTTGCCCATCATCTCCTTGAGGTGTTGGAGCGACGAGGTGTGTCCCTCCGACCGAATCTCTATGTCATGATCAAGTCGTTGAGTATGGTGGAAAACATGGCCAAAACTCTTGATCCGGGATTTGAAGTCGTCGAACACGTCAAACCGTTTGTTAAACGCGTTCAGGCCAAACGCTATAGCCCCCATCACGTGTTCAATGAACTTTTTTTAGCGTCAATCGATGCACTGCGTTTGGCGAAAGACCTTCCCTTTGAACTTCGCTCCATTTTACTCAAAGCCAACAAAGGCAAAGTCAAACTCGAATTTGAACACAAGGGACTTGATCCCCTTTTGGCAACACTCGACCGTATTGCCAACCGCCTTGCTTTTGCCGTGGTTCTTGCGGCATTCATTATCGGTTCTGCCCTTGTTGTCCTTGCCGGTGTGCCGCCAACCTGGGGAGGAATCCCTGTTGTCGGCATTATTGGTTTTCTCATCGCAGCCGTTATGGCGCTTTGGCTCCTCATCACTATTTTACGAAGTGGACGAATGTAA
- a CDS encoding GAK system XXXCH domain-containing protein, producing MYLAPKQKYEALVKTTELGEFLANVAETVKAGKLIFNEQDVPLEGFSSLKMSVKNMGESSLVKIKLKYQKTDDDGVFVQEGGTTEATSSSGRPKYKSLKKKMKNEWKTIRLSLQNGQLPNPAIASVFIEESRLMTTYPGKGDEYYTAFNTATDAFEKAINENDLEAARIAMSELGRLKRECHDRYA from the coding sequence ATGTATCTTGCTCCGAAACAAAAATATGAAGCACTGGTCAAAACGACTGAACTGGGAGAGTTTCTTGCGAATGTCGCGGAAACCGTCAAAGCCGGTAAACTGATCTTTAACGAACAGGATGTTCCTCTCGAAGGTTTTTCATCGCTGAAAATGTCCGTCAAAAACATGGGTGAGTCGTCACTCGTCAAGATCAAGCTTAAATACCAAAAGACGGACGACGATGGCGTTTTTGTTCAAGAAGGTGGAACGACTGAGGCTACCAGTTCCAGTGGACGTCCGAAGTATAAGTCACTGAAGAAAAAAATGAAAAACGAATGGAAAACGATCAGGCTTTCTCTGCAAAACGGTCAATTGCCTAATCCGGCCATTGCCAGTGTTTTCATTGAAGAATCACGCCTCATGACAACGTATCCGGGAAAAGGCGACGAATATTATACTGCTTTTAATACTGCTACCGATGCGTTTGAAAAAGCCATCAACGAAAATGACCTTGAAGCCGCTCGCATCGCGATGTCCGAACTCGGCCGTCTCAAGCGTGAGTGTCATGACCGATACGCTTAG